One Coffea eugenioides isolate CCC68of chromosome 2, Ceug_1.0, whole genome shotgun sequence genomic window, TCCACCAAACTTAAGATTCCTTGTAATTTTCTTTAATAACTTTGCTTTCACTTCGGCTAAGGCATATGATGATATTTGTTTCTTGTGCAGTGACTAAACTGTCCGACATCGTCGTATCGGGCTCGTCCGAAGTGGCCAAGAGGCAGAAGAGGAAGACCTCTGACGAGACATCGGCACCTCCGCCAAAGAAGAAATCTCAAGGACCAGCTGCCAAGACCTCGGCGGCTAAAAGCACTCCCACCACGGCTGGCTAAATCAGCTCGGCCACCGCAGCTACGGGGTCCACCTCGTCCGTGCCAGAGGGGGTGCCCCTTGGAGTCATCACGGCACTTCCACCTCCTCATGGCCGAGGCAAGCAGTTGAAACCCCCGGCCAACGCAGTCTCGGGTACCTCGCTATGGAATCGTTTCCATAGCCCCCCGGTGTTTTCCGGGGAGGAGAGGACACACCCCGGCGGGCACTGGTGTCCGAACTGGAAGCTTTCGGTCAACGACAGGTGCAGCCAACCTCGGGTTGCCCAAGAGCTAGTAATGCACTCCCCCCTGCCAAGGGATTTGGAGTTTATGAAGAAGCTGTCCCCGGCTGAGATGGTTCAAAGCCTCATGGTGAGCACAGCTTCCACCTCAGCTTTGTGGCCGAGATGACACACCGGTACTGTGCTCTGGTCGAGGAGCAGGACACCGGCAAGCTGCAAAATCAGATCTCCAAGTTGGAGAAGAAATTGGCGGTGTCCGAGTCTGAGAAGGCCGAGCTCCAGAGACAGCTTAAGGAGGCCGAAGCTAAGGGTGAGGAGGCCGAGGTTACAATGAATAGTCTCAGATCGGCCCTCGAAGAAGAGCAGAAGAGGGGGGACGAGGTGAAGAAGTCTCATGAGCAAGCCCTCAACAGCGTTGGGGCCTCGGCAGTGGAAGCATTTCGGAGGTCTGAGGCCTTCACCAAGGATCTCGGCCAACTGCTCACACCAAACTTCATGTTCGGCTTCACGTCGGGTGTGGACGCGGCCGCAGCCCACCTCTCCTCCGAAGCCTTGGAGTCGTTGAAAGACAATGACAGCTACAATGAGGACTCCAAGGAGTTGTGCGACCGGATGGCCGAGGGCCTCCAGGCCGGAAGGAACTTGGCCGAAGTCCAGAACGAGTTCAACAAGTGGCTGTCCGAACTCGACGAAGTGTTCGAGGAGGGTGAAGAAGCTGGGGAAGATGAAGCCGGAGGGAACATCGGCGAGGAGCATGGAGAAGAACTTCACCCCGGCGGAGGAGAGTCCGGAGAGAAGGCTGCCCAGGATGGGGCTGAGACGGGTAATGGAGCCGAGACGGGGGTCTAGACTCGTGGGCTTTAAAGGGGTGGCCGAGGTGGAGAGTGCTTAGTAGCATTCCGACCTCGGCCTTGTATTTTTTGGTAACGCTCTTTTCTGTTGAATGAAAGCCTATTTCTTTTCATCTCAGCACTTTAATTTCTCGCTTTGACTTCGTTCCTTGCTTGTCCCCCTTTATTTTTTAATAGCGTAATTCCGATGTTGAAAAATAACATAAGATCCGAAGTCATAACTTGATTTAAAATTCAAGCATAATACATTTTGAGGTTCTCGGCGTGCCAAGACCTCGGCACTAGTGAGCCATCTCGGTAACTAAGTTTACAATATCCTTTAAGGTCAGACTCCACAACTCGGTAAGGGCCTTCCCATTTCGGGCATAGTTTCCCTTGCGGTTCAGCTCGGCTGACTGAGTTTTTCCTCAGAACCAAGTCTCCAGGCTGGAATCTACGGTGTCTGACGCGGGCATTGTAATAGTGTGCCAGTGTGTTCTTGTAGGAAGCTATCCGGGCTGAGGCGAGGTCCCTTCGCTCATCGACGAGGTCGAGATCCAGCTGCCTCTCTTCGTCGTTCACCTCGGCTGCGTAGGCTGCCGAGGGCTGGGGGTAAGGATCTCGGCAGGGATGACAGCCTCGGCTCCGTATGTCAAAGAGAAGGGGGTCTCTTGCGTGGCTGACCTCGGCGTGGTCCGATAGACCAAAGGACACTGGGGAGTTCTTCGACCCAAGATGTTCCAGCTTGGTGTAGTCGGGTCTTGAGGCCATGCAAGAGAGTTCGGTTGAAGTTTTCTGCTTGACCGTTGGCCTGGGGGTGGCCCACCGAAGTGAAgtgttgtttgatgccaagGTTTGTGCACCAAGTTTTAAAGGGGTTCTCGGCAAATTGTCTTCCATTATCCGAGATGATGACCTGAGGTATGCCGAAGCGGCAGACGATgcatttccaaaagaatttttgaatggcCAGCCCGGTGATGGTCCTCAGAGGTTCGGCCTCAACCCATTTGGTGAAGTAATCCACAGCGGTTACCAGGAAGGTATAACCCCCGACGGATCTGGGGAAAGGACCTGTGATGTCTGTCCCCCATTGCTCAAACGGCCATGGTGAAGTGATAGGAACCATGAAGTTTGCGGGCTGGTGGTGCTCAGGTGCGTGGACTTGGCAGGAAGTACAGCCGAGAACGGAGTACCTGGGTCTTTGCCGAAACCGAGGGCCAGAAATATCCAAGAAGCAGAGCCTTCTTGGCTAGCATTCTGTGGCCGACGTGAGCTTCACACAAGCCCTCGTGGATCTCTTGAAGGACGTGGCGTCCTGTCTCGGGAGTGACACACCTCAGCCATGGGCCGAGGTAGGAACGTTTGTACAGCTCTCCATCGCGGAGAGCGTACCGAGCCGCCTTGCGTTGTATTTTTCTCGCCTCGGCTCGGTCTTCAGGGAGGACTCCTTGACCCAAGAAAAGGATGAACGGGGTCATCCATGATTCTTCAGAGTGCACGGGGCAGGCCACCTCTCCCACGTATCCTGGTTCACTCAGGACTTCCACTAAGACAGTTTTGTTGAGGTCAGAGAATGACGTAGAAGCCAGCCGGGATAAGGCGTCGGCTCGCTTATTCTGGGAACGGGGTATTCTTTGGATTTCGAAGGACTCGAAGTACGCCGTGAGTTGGTGTACTTTGGAGAGGTATCGTTGCATGGTCTCATCCTTGGCCTCATACTCACCAAGGACTTGGCGTACGACGAGTTGGGAGTCACTGCGGACGTGGATTTGTTGTGCGCCGAGCCTTCGGGCCAGCTGAAATCCAGCGATTAAGGCCTCGTACTCGGCTTCATTATTGGTGGCTGGGAAGCCAAAGCGGAGGGCGTAAGAGCACACTTCTCCCTGAGGTCCTTCCAGGAGAAGTCCAGCTCCGCTACCGTCCCCATTAGAGGATCCATCCACATACAATGTCCACAGGGATGGGGTGCTCACCCCGGCAAGGGAAAAGGTGGACTCTGGACCTTCCGTGAAGgtgagctcggccaagaagtcGGCTAAGGCTTGAGCTTTTATGGCGGTGCGCGGCTCATACGACAGGTCGTACTCCCCTAACTCGACGGCCCACTTAGTGAGGCGCCCGGAGGCCTCGGGTCGAACCATATTGTAGGCTGGTCGGTCCGGACGGATATGGGATGAGCAAGAATAGGGCTTCATCGCCGAGCGGCGTGACTAGCCCCAGCACCAGGTCGGTCCGGACGGATATGGGATGAGCCAAGAAATAGGGCTTCAGCCGCCGAGCGGCGTGAACTAGCCCCAGCACCAGTTTTTCCACCTAAGTGTATCGGGTCTCCGGTCCGCGGAGAGCTCGGCTGACATAGTAGACGGGCACTTGGGTGCCCTCATCCCGGATAAGAACAGCGCTGACGGCCTCATCGGCTGCggagaggtagaggtagagctTCTCCTCGGGCCGAGGTGAAGCGAGAGTGGGTAGGTGATGGAGGTATTGCTTCAGTTTGTCGAAAGCAGCCTGGCACTCTTCCGTCCAGGCAAACTGATCAGCCTTCTTGAGCACCTTAAAGAAGGGCAGAGCTTTCTCAGCTGATTGGGACAGGAAGCGATTCAGCGCGGCCAGGCGTCCATTTAGCCGTTGGACTTCTCGGATGTTCCGAGGTGGGGACATGTCCTGAATGGCCTTCACCTTGTCGGGGTTGGCCTCGATTCCCCGGTGGGAAACCAGATACCCCAAGAATTTTCCCGAGGTGACGCCGAAGACGCACTTCTTGGGATTCAGCTTCATTCTCGAGTCTCGCAGGACACCAAAGACTTCCCTCACGTCTGACAGAAAGGATGAAGTGGCGAGGCTTTTAACGAGGATGTCATCCACATAGGCCTCCACATTGCGGCCGATCTGATTCTGGAAGAGTCGGTTGATCAGCCTTTGGTAGGTTGCCCCGGCGTTCTTTAGCCCGAAGGGCATGGTGGTGTAACAATAAGTACCTCGGTCGGTGTAGAACGCCGTTTTCTCTTGGTCCTCCTCACTCATTCCTATTTGATGGTACCCTTTGAAGGCATCTAGGAAGCAGAGGATTTCATACCCCATCGCCGCGTCGACGAGGGCGTCTATTCTCGGCAGAGGATAGCAATCTTTGTTGTTGAGGTCGGTGAAGTCGACACACATTCTCCATCCACCGGTGTCCTTTTTGACCATGACTGGATTGGACAGCCAGGTGGGATATTGGACTTCGTGGATCATCTTGGCCGGCAAGAGCTTGTCGACCTCATCCGATATGGCCTGACTACGTTCGGGGCCGAAGTGCCTTCGTTTCTGTCGCACAGGTCGGGCCTGTGGGTCAACGTTGAGTTGGTGGGTCATGAGTTCGGGTGGCACTCCGACCACTTCATCCGCGGACCACGCGAAGACGTCTCGGTGGTCTTTGATCAGGGagatcatttcttctttcagggGTGAGGGTAGTCCAGCCCCTACTTGGACCACTTGGTCAGGTTTCGCTTCATCCACTACCACCAGTTCCACCTCATCCCCGGGCTCCAGCCTGTTGGGCTCTTCTGCCTTCTGAGGGTCGATGCGGTCTATGGAGAGGACCGCTGGCCTCTTTTCTTCTGACCTCGGTGAGGGCCGGTGGGTGACTGCTGCTTGAATGGTGGCGAGGTAGCACTCCCGGGCGGCGCCCACATCGCTGCTTACCTCGGCCACCCCCGCAGATGTTGGGAATTTAAAGCTCAGGTGGTAGGTGGAGTATACGGCTCTCAAGGCATTGAGCGTGGGCCGGCCTATCAGCATATTGTAGGGGGAGTCTGCTTTGACCACCGCAAAACTGACAGGCACAGTTCGGCAGCGTGGATGACGCCCGATTGTTACCATCAGGGTCAACATGCCCTCCGGGTGGACGACGTGTCCCCCGAATCCCACGAGAGGAGTTCTGACAGGAGTGAGTTGCTCCCTGGTCAGCTTCAAACTTTCGAAAGTTCGGTAGTACAAGACGTCTACCGAGCTTCCGGGGTCAACATAGACCTTTTTGACTACGTAGTTGTTGGTGAggacttcaatcacaagagcCTCGTGATTGCTGGAGGCCGCAGGAACGGGGTCAGCGGGACCGTAGGTGATGACCTCGGACAGCCGAGAGCTCGGCTCGGCCACCTCCATCTCGGCCTGGCGGTAGGTCCGCTTCCGGGAGTTCTGGCTGTCTCCTCCCGTTGGTCCTCCCGCGATGGTGTTGATCACCCCGGCGATGTTGGGGCCGTAGCCCGGTGAGCCATCGCGTGGGGGCTGCTTGTCCTCCCTACGGTCTTCGAGACCTCGGCAATGCATGTTCGTGTCCCGTCGGTCGTCTCGGCGGGGGCCCCGGTTCTCCCGGTGGGAGACGCTTCGGTTGAAGCCTCCATCCTTGCGGACGAATTGCTTCAGGTATCCTTGCCGGATCAAATTTTCGATTTCCCGCTTCAGGTCATTGCAGTCCTCAGTCTCGTGTCCTACATTACGGTGGTAGGCACAGTAGAGGTTCGAGTTCCTCTTATCTCTCCTCCCCGGAATTTCGGGAGGGTTGCGGCCGAGGTGATTCTGCCTCATCACAGCCAGGACGTGGGTCCGGCTCGAATTGAGGGGCGTCAGCTCGGCGTCCGAGGTGGACGATCTGCCTTTCACGATTCGATCGAAGACACTCCGGCGGTCTCGGAGTTGGTTTGAAGTGCCACTTGGGCCTTGTTCACCTCGGCCGGTGTCTTTCCTTCTCCGGGGATCTTGCCCCGTACGAGAGGCTTGGGCTTCTCGTTTCATGCGATTTACATCTTCACTTCGGATTCCCTGGTCCACTCTTTCCCAGAGCTCCCGAAGTGTACGGGGGTACTGCCTAGGGGTGAGCAATTACGGTAAATACCGATTTACCGACCGAAATCGATTTCAATTTGGTAAATCGAATTTGgtaattcggtaattcggtCGGTAAATCGGGGATATAGTACTAGTTAAAATCGAATTAGGTTCGAAAACGGTTTTATAGTTTTTGAATTCGGATATACCGAATTCGAATTAATTTCGGAATTCGAGAAAGGTGGGATTAAGGTGAATGGGAAGATGCAATCGAGCAACACTTCAGTCTATGCAGTTGGGGATGTTGCCGCTTTTCCAGTAAAAATGTTTGCTGAAACACGCAGACTTGAGCATGTAGATTCTGCGAGGAAGTCAGCAAGGCATGCTGTTGCTGCTATCATGGAGCCAGAAAAGACGGGTGAATTCGACTACCTGCCATTCTTCTACTCCCGCGTCTTCACATTGTCTTGGCAGTTTTATGGAGACAACGCAGGGGAAGTAATTCATTTTGGGGATTTCTCGGGAAAGACTTTTGGGGCTTATTGGATTAATAAGGGTCATCTTGTTGGTTCTTTTCTGGAGGGTGGAACCAAAGAGCAGTACGAAGCTATAGCCAAGGCCACGAGGCTTAAACCGGCAATTGAAGACCTGGGTGAGCTTGAGAGGCAGGGACTGGGATTTGCTTTGACAGCAAGCCAGAaaccatcatcatcatcacctCCTCTTGTTGCTGGCAGTTCTAATCTCGTCATCGAGAAACCATTACACGCTTGGTACGCAACTGCGGGTGTGATTGTGGCTGCATCAGTAGCAACCTTTGCATACTGGTATGGCAGGAGGCGACGAAGCAAAACAGGCTGCGATTGCTTCAGGAATTCGGACAATTCGGTCAATTTGTGTTTACCGAATTCAATCCGAattgaattcgaattcgaaatTTGGTAATTCGAATACGAATTAGGTCGAAATATCTCAACATCATTTACCGAAAATTACCGATTTCAACctaccgaattaccgaattcgaattcgatgctCACCCCTAGTACTGCCGATGGATTTCGGTGTTGAAGATTCCTGCCACTAACCCATTGGTGAAGGCAGCGATAGTTACCTGCTCGTTCTGGTCAGGTATCTGTACATTTTTCTCGTTGAACCTTTGGGCGTATGAGCGAAGTGACTCGCCCTGACCCTGTTGCAGGTTCAAGAGGTAAGCTGAAGTCTTTGTTATCGGTCGAGACGACACAAAGCGATGGATGAACCGGTCTATCAGTTCATCCAGGGAGGAAATGCACCCCGGTTCTAAACTCCAGAACCACTTTCGGGCCGTCCCATGCAAGAAGATGGGGAAAGCTCGACAAATAACAGCGTCGGGGACACAGTAGAGGCGGAAAGCGGAGATGAAGGCACGGAGGTGATCCTCGGGGTCGCCTCGGCCGTCATAGGTGTGTAAATTTGGAAGCTTAAAGTTTGGGGGCACCATCTCCCCATTGATGTCATCAGTGAAGGGCGGAGCCCTCATGTAGTCAGCAGCTAGGCCTCCGGGGCGCCGAGGTGGGTCCTCGGCCCGTTTCCCCAACAGTCCTCGGGAAAACGCCTTGGAGATGGAGGCTATTTTAGAGGTTGCCTTGGAGGAGGCGCGCCTAGAGGTACTCCGAGAGAGACGCCCCTCATCGGAGTCCTCACCTGAGGGCACTTCAGGAGACTTCGTCGGTCTCCTCTTGGAAGATTCGgctttttctttcccttgccTTTTGAGGTATCTTCCTAGTTCCTCAAAAATGTTGGGGTTGTCTGACACGAACTCGGCCATCTTGGCGATGGCGTCTTCGTTGTTGGGTTGGGTCCTTTGGGACCCTTGTTCCTCAGAGATGCGATCTTGCTGGGCTCCCGAGGTCTGCCCAGCCCCAGTTGAGGGAACTCTTCCGCTTCTAGAGCGCGTGGATCTCATTTTGATGATAGCAGtctcgttcccacagacggcgccaattgaagaggtgaATTTTGGTGGGTGGTGGAACCGACCAGAATCAGGCTCCTCTGAGATGAAGTGAGGTGTATCCTCGGGTCCGAAGTGAaaggcggggcttctcccctgggatcactccgacgattaagttagtatgagaacgagaaaaAGCATTAGTATTGTCAAATGAACagtatgcttacttgttgggagtgtgtggggtatttataggCGAGAGTGGAGGGCAGGATGGAGGTCTTATGCCGGTGGGACCCATGCcctgccattacggctctgcTCCCTGTCAGGTGGCCTGAccctgacactgtagccgcctgaACAGGGTGACGCGGAGTCCTTCGCAGTAGTCATTAAGTgcgacagtgcttttcagataaagcactgatcCCGGGTGATGTCAGGTGTCTTGGCATCATCAGCGTGCAGCTGAGTTGGAGTTGCCGAGGTCACCTACACGGTAGACTGGGGATGTGGCCGAGCTTAGGGGGTGTGCCCAAGGGCACGGATGAGCTCACATGAGGGACGAGGTGAGCTCACCTCAGACATGGGGGTTGCCGAGGTGAGCACCCTCAGTAAAGATTCTGAACCTCTTACCTGGAGCGATCCTGTCTTTACATAAATGAATCTTTTTTTATGAAGTGATGCCTACTTGGAAATTCCTTAAAAGAAAACCTTCAAGTGCCCTGTTCAAACAGTAAGATCACCTAATCTCTGGTTGATAATTTATTTGCAGGCGGCAAATGTTATTTCTTCGAGTATACAGCCTCGTCAACTTATGCTTGTACGTAAGAGTGCTTTTGAGCTGATGGCTCAGACAATGCCATTCTTGTATGATTCAAGTTTTGGAATATATGATGGCTATTTTACTTCTCTTTTTTGTGAAGCAACATATGAGAGAAAAATTAGGACCTCAAGAAGCTATTGCTTGTGCGCAAGATGATATACGAACAGGCTTTGCTGGTAAGATTTGACAATCATTTGTGCCTTCAATTACCTCCCGAGTATATTGCCTGATTCTTCATGCACATTTGCAGCTCTAGAGAGAAGCTATTGAAAGATTATTCTGGACGATATGCCACTGGCAATGAAGTTTTCCTGGTCTGTTTCCAACCTTTTTAGCTTATTCATGGACGAGACTATCTACTCCTTGCTATTGCATGTTTGACTAAGACTCGCTAAACAACAGTTGAATATATGATGATGATGTTGATGTTGCATTTTGTTCCTAAAGGAGAAAATCTGATGCAGCAAATACTTAATGTCGATCGAAGAAAATGCTGAAGTACTCACTAGTTGCAACTTAAGAATTAGTATGAGCAATATCTGTGCTTACTGCTTTCTAAAGCATATATCTCATTGGGTAAAATATGCAGGTTGATTTATTCCTAGCACCCCAAATTCATGCTGCCATTACAAGATTCAAGGTTGAGATGGTAATGTCCCCAAAGGACTGTCTTATGCCTTGAAGTTTAAGTCTCTAATTCAGTTTAATTCTTGACCAGCTGCATAATTTTTGGCATGAGTTTCATGAAGTTTCCTTATTTCTAATGTTCAAACATATGCTGTAGTTGATTCATAAACTATTGTGCTGCAGTCATTGATCAGCTGCTTAACTTTTACCATTAGTTTCATGAAGGATCCTTCCCTTCCAATCTTCAAATATATAGCTTCTATTATGAGCAGATCCAATTATGTGTCCTACATGTTAGCTGCATTATAACGAGTTATCGTTATATGTTCTTTCTGTTATCAAGTGATTCGTGGCTTATTGAACTTTTTGTTTCTTAGGATGAGTTTCCTCTTCTATCAAGGTTGTTTGAGGCATATATGGAGCTACCTGCTTTCCAAGATAATATGCCAGGAAAACAGCCTGATACACCAGCCGAGCATAGAGTCTGAGGCATTTTACCTATGCTGCTAACAGGTCACTCTATTGTCTATTCCgatttctttctctctttggTATCTCTTTTTATGCCAAAATAAACAATATATTTGTTTCCCAAAAGGGGGAAATAATGATGAGGTACTGAGTTTTGTCGATTACATGGAAAATGCAGAATGTCGATATCCATCATCTGCTGGCTCCAAGTCTTTATCAAAGGAGACGTAATCTTCGAGATGAAGTGCATGGGTCGTCCCTGGCCACTTACCAGTTACCAcattgttggaaaaaaaaagtgttatcATTGTTTGTTGCCATTATTTGAATTGTATTGTGAAGTATTACAGTTTTCTACtttgttttacaaaaaaaaatttggaatttgacttaTTGGTATTGTTTATTTCTCTTTTGATGCACTCGACATCCCCTCCATACATTTTCATTGTTTTGATTACTtgcttctttttattttttatttttagggaGAGGGGGGGGGGACTTCCTAGTGAAATGTGCATGCATATGGCTAAAACAAATGAATAGattaaaaaaagagtaaattatatatatatatatatattgacagCGTATACACTATCACTGTTACATTCATAGCATAcgtgtaaaagttgaatttcaaattcaaattttacataatttatCATCCATCtaatactgacagtgtatagaccattaattcttaaaaaaaaaaaagaaatatcagtgaaaaaaataaaaaattccaaTGTTAGTCTCATCAGGAAATTAGATTTCACTTCTCAATCACTAGGTAAAATGAAATATTCCAAATGCCCAGAGCAGCAATATTTGATCACGGATAAAAATCAAAAGGTTTAAAaattttccttcttcctttcttcttcttcctcccccaccTCAACCCACCACCCCTTCCCATCCGTCACGCGATCTATGGGGGGAGGGAGCGGCGGTAGGTGAGAAAGGAGGGGAGGGGGAGAAGGAGGGGAGGAGGAAAGAGGAGAGAGAAAAGGAGAGgaagaggagaaagaaaaagagcaaaaaaaaaggaaaaaaaaaaaaagaaatgcctGCTGTTGCCATCGTCGACGGCTGGTGAGCGGTAAGGTGAGAGAGCAGGAgaggagaggaaagaaaaaaaaaagttttccatcttaaaatttttttctacaaATTCTATAGTAAGTTACACTAAAGTTTTAAACAAACAACTAAAGAACCCCCGTTTAGCAAGTGAATTTTTtaggtgtttgtctaaaattttacagtAACTTACTATAaaaagtgtagaaaaaatttttaaagtatgtaaatttttgaatattttgaaatgtataatttaaaaattttgagaagttttttgagattattgtagttaaagttgttaaaaaacttgtagcaggcAAATTTGGCAAAAAAACTTGCTTGCCAAACAAGACCCTCATTTGCCAAACAGGGCCCAAAATTTGCAGAGATTGGGCTGGAATGTCGTACTCCGTCTATTGCACATAGTAGTGTTTATCTAGTAAGGGCCTGGGATATAAACCGATCCTCAAGTAACAGACCATTTTTggtccaataagcacaatactTTATTTGGATCTAGAGCATTTAGCAGCGTCGAGAATTGGTCCATTCACTTAACCCACGATCCACTGCCACAAGCGATTGGGTCCAGTGGGCAAGAGTCCAATCCTTCCTATTTTGTTCAACTCCCTAGATTTTGCTAATCTTCGTATTTTGTAAAACTCTCTtgaccttaaaaaaaaaagaagtttgctGAGATGGTCTTGGTCTACAATTACAAATCAAGGTTGAGGATCTTGGATCCAGAAGTCTTGGGTCCAAGTCCCACCAAATTATGagtttatttgaattttatGTTGGTTTTGTCTCATTGAGTTTTGGATTAGTTGTAAACTTGTAATTTGAATTGGTTGTAATTCATTGAATTCATACTATAATTGTGggttatatatatgtaatttcaaGCTTTATTTAGTTGATTAGCTCTTCTACTTTCTTACTCCCAGGTCTTGTTTAACTCTCAAACTTTCCTCAATCCCAAATTCCCTTTCATTTTGTAAGtaaacccaaaaaataaaatataaaaaatatttgaCCATAAAATATTCCTTGTtcaaccaaagaaaaaaaaaagaaaagtcttCAAACTATTcaatatgtataatttttttaaaattttttttttgtttggattaactgttttttaaggtgtttttgaaatattttactgtaataatatataagtgaaaaacttttactgtagataaGGTTGTTTTTGAGGCTGTTTTTGGTATTTTTAggttattttttgtatttttgaggtttttttttgtattttttatgtttttgaggttatttttgatattttatggttatttttatttgtgtattactgtaacattatatatgaaaatattatttttcaaaaaataatcaATCCAAACATAGCCTTCGAGTgttaaagagaaaaaaaaatagaaaagaaaaatctcaacCCAACTATAGAGAGTACTAGTGTAGTACTAGGCACTATTAacactctttttcttttgagggAACAGGAAAGGGGCTAATTGATTAAAATATTGATAGTTGACAAAAAGTTCGGTCAAATATGGCTCCTTGGCTGCCTGGTATCAATCTATGCATGTTGCCCTTATATCGCGCGACGGtcagcaaatttttttt contains:
- the LOC113760317 gene encoding neurofilament light polypeptide-like, coding for MTHRYCALVEEQDTGKLQNQISKLEKKLAVSESEKAELQRQLKEAEAKGEEAEVTMNSLRSALEEEQKRGDEVKKSHEQALNSVGASAVEAFRRSEAFTKDLGQLLTPNFMFGFTSGVDAAAAHLSSEALESLKDNDSYNEDSKELCDRMAEGLQAGRNLAEVQNEFNKWLSELDEVFEEGEEAGEDEAGGNIGEEHGEELHPGGGESGEKAAQDGAETGNGAETGV
- the LOC113760318 gene encoding monodehydroascorbate reductase 4, peroxisomal-like; amino-acid sequence: MQSSNTSVYAVGDVAAFPVKMFAETRRLEHVDSARKSARHAVAAIMEPEKTGEFDYLPFFYSRVFTLSWQFYGDNAGEVIHFGDFSGKTFGAYWINKGHLVGSFLEGGTKEQYEAIAKATRLKPAIEDLGELERQGLGFALTASQKPSSSSPPLVAGSSNLVIEKPLHAWYATAGVIVAASVATFAYWYGRRRRSKTGCDCFRNSDNSVNLCLPNSIRIEFEFEIW